One genomic window of Hydra vulgaris chromosome 03, alternate assembly HydraT2T_AEP includes the following:
- the LOC136077839 gene encoding E3 SUMO-protein ligase ZBED1-like, with amino-acid sequence MLHHFNPKYQLPSRNFFMYTEIPRMYNDTRDLIIQHLRDKSFYSCTTDLWTSRTADTFMSLTLQYITKSWELQSWCLGCCGLNTDYTAESLKEAFEEKLEDWKLDIAKMSGITTDNATNNKKAFEDYTWIPCFGHNLHLAVNKALDINRVSAVLSRLRKTISAFTRSPKLSRQLTKKQKDLSSPDHKLIHDEPTRWNSSYDMVERFLEQQQVVCTVLAEDRKKWHLMPKDSDITVLETVKAVLKPLSPFTDALSGEKHTTLSSVLPLLWKIFECLSHEQSDSALAQEMKEKIHEYLQHRYDDLQLRFLLNTATCLDPRFKNSFVSLKDDVKQSLLDEVKKMGNEKEGIASRVSRGLSSKEVRPSKKSKNDLKFLLSTIQGEKKEKGEPASSSHAPLSASDEINGEFLVYDQMPEVSAEDDPLIWWKTNMGTLPQLSEFARKYLCIAASSCSQDAQD; translated from the coding sequence ATGCTCCATCATTTCAACCCAAAATACCAGCTTCCAAGTCGAAACTTTTTTATGTACACTGAGATTCCCCGCATGTACAATGACACCAGAGACCTCATAATCCAGCATCTCAGAGACAAATCATTTTACAGCTGCACAACAGATCTTTGGACAAGTAGAACTGCAGACACTTTCATGTCTTTAACTCTGCAGTACATTACTAAATCATGGGAATTGCAATCCTGGTGTCTTGGCTGTTGTGGTCTCAACACAGACTACACTGCTGAAAGTTTGAAGGAGGCCTTTGAAGAAAAACTTGAAGACTGGAAGTTGGACATTGCAAAAATGTCAGGCATCACAACAGACAATGccacaaataacaaaaaagccTTTGAGGACTACACCTGGATTCCTTGTTTTGGACACAATCTCCACCTTGCTGTAAATAAGGCATTAGACATAAACAGGGTGTCTGCAGTGCTGTCAAGGCTTCGAAAAACTATTTCTGCCTTTACAAGATCCCCAAAACTTTCACGCCAGCTGACCAAGAAACAGAAAGATCTGTCCTCTCCAGACCACAAACTTATTCATGATGAACCCACTCGCTGGAATTCTTCATACGATATGGTGGAACGTTTCTTGGAGCAGCAGCAGGTTGTCTGTACTGTCCTGGCTGAAGACAGGAAAAAATGGCATCTGATGCCAAAAGACTCAGATATTACAGTTTTAGAAACTGTTAAAGCAGTTCTTAAGCCACTCAGTCCCTTTACTGACGCACTTAGCGGGGAAAAACATACCACCCTGTCTTCAGTCTTGCCGTTACTCTGGAAGATATTTGAGTGTCTCAGTCATGAACAAAGTGACTCTGCATTAGCCCAAGAGATGAAGGAAAAGATACACGAGTATCTTCAGCATCGCTATGATGACCTGCAGCTACGGTTTCTTTTGAACACTGCAACCTGCCTTGATCCACGATTTAAGAACAGCTTTGTCTCTCTAAAGGATGATGTGAAGCAAAGTCTCTTGGATGAGGTGAAAAAAATGGGCAATGAAAAAGAAGGAATTGCATCTCGGGTGTCTAGAGGATTGTCAAGTAAAGAAGTCAGGCCatcaaaaaaatccaaaaatgacCTAAAGTTTCTGCTTTCCACCATACAAGgggaaaagaaagaaaaaggagAGCCAGCATCCTCAAGTCATGCACCTCTTTCTGCAAGTGACGAGATAAATGGTGAATTCTTGGTGTACGATCAGATGCCTGAGGTCAGTGCTGAGGATGATCCACTTATCTGGTGGAAAACAAATATGGGTACTCTACCTCAACTATCAGAGTTTGCCAGGAAGTACCTTTGCATTGCTGCATCTAGCTGTTCCCAAGACGCTCAAGACTGA